In Budorcas taxicolor isolate Tak-1 chromosome 16, Takin1.1, whole genome shotgun sequence, the following are encoded in one genomic region:
- the LOC128061702 gene encoding LOW QUALITY PROTEIN: olfactory receptor 10AG1-like (The sequence of the model RefSeq protein was modified relative to this genomic sequence to represent the inferred CDS: inserted 1 base in 1 codon) — MKYEEMEAEDNVSTVIQFVLLGFPDLPNLQALLFGVFSIIYIIILTGNSLTIILSRLDPALQKPMYFFLANFFSVEICYVSVTLPRILVNLWTQDRRIFVPDCATQMCFFLILGATECFLLVVMAYDHCVAVCGPLHYPLVMTPKVCLQLVVGSWVSGIPVQIGQMCQIFSLHFCHFNEIYHFFCDIPPPPPILKLACGDTSAHELSVYAVALLFAAXPFLLILASYSQIIPTILRLPIARGQAKAFSTCSSHLLVVVLFFRSAAITYSRPKSSHSAGTDRLLSLFYTIVTPIFNPMIYSLQNKDVITALRKLLLKK; from the exons ATGAAATATGAAGAGATGGAAGCAGAAGACAACGTATCCACAGTTATACAATTTGTACTCCTGGGGTTTCCTGACCTTCCAAACCTCCAGGCGTTACTATTTGGAGTATTCTCCATCATTTACATCATTATCTTAACTGGAAATAGTCTCACAATAATACTAAGTAGGCTTGACCCAGCTCTGCAGAAAcccatgtatttcttcctggCAAACTTTTTCTCCGTGGAAATCTGTTATGTGTCCGTCACTCTCCCTAGGATTCTGGTGAACCTTTGGACTCAGGACAGAAGAATATTTGTCCCGGACTGTGCCACCCAAATGTGCTTCTTCCTTATCCTCGGAGCCACTGAGTGCTTCCTCCTGGTGGTGATGGCCTATGACCACTGTGTGGCTGTCTGTGGCCCTCTGCACTATCCCCTGGTCATGACCCCAAAGGTGTGCCTCCAGCTGGTTGTGGGCTCCTGGGTCAGTGGAATCCCAGTGCAGATAGGGCAAATGTGCCAGATCTTCTCTCtgcatttctgtcattttaacgAGATTTaccacttcttctgtgacattccccccccgccccccattcTGAAGCTGGCCTGTGGAGACACTTCTGCACACGAGCTGTCAGTCTATGCAGTAGCTCTGTTGTTTGCTG GTCCCTTTTTGCTGATCCTTGCCTCTTATAGCCAAATCATTCCCACTATTCTGAGGTTGCCAATAGCCAGAGGACAGGCTAAAGCCTTCTCCACGTGTTCTTCTCACCTGCTGGTTGTGGTGTTATTCTTCAGATCCGCTGCCATTACCTACTCAAGACCAAAATCCAGTCATTCTGCAGGAACTGACAGACTCCTCTCTCTGTTCTACACCATAGTGACTCCGATATTCAATCCCATGATATACAGCCTTCAGAACAAGGATGTGATTACAGCGCTGAGAAAATTATTACTGAAAAAATAA